TTGGCGCCCTGGTCTGCCACCGGCACGTCGAGCAGCAGCGTGATCTGGCGGCCGGCCTTGACGGTCAGGTCGTCTCGCAGGAAGTTGGTGTCGCCGAACTGCAGCGTGAACAGCGGGCGCTGCACGCCCTCGGCATTGGCCTGGTAGCGGATAAAGCGGGTGCCGTCGCGCGACAGCACCAGCCCGTCCTGCGTCGCCACGTTCTGCACATAGGCGGCCGACCACGGCGCGCCGTCGGAGATCACGTTGACACCCAGCTGCACGTCGCAAGCGGCGGCAAAGGCGTCGAGCTCGCGTGCGTTGGCGACGGTCTCGCCCATGTCCGGCAGGTCGGCCGAGGCGTCGAGCGACTCGGCCAGCGACTCGACCGCGGTGACGAATTCCGAGAACTCGAGGGCGTTGAGCGGGCCGCCACGGTTGGCCAGCTGCACGCCGACCTGCAGGTCTTCGTACTGATGGCCGGCGGTGACGGGCTCCCAGGCGTTGGCTTCGGCACGCAGGCCTTCGATATGGACCGGCTTGGTGCCGGCGCGGCGCAGCCGGCCGGTCAGCGGCAGGATGCGGTCGCCGGACGCCTTGCGCTCCAGGTGCAGCGGCACGATGCAGTCGATCAGCGGATCGACGATTGCGGGCGCGGGCTGGCCGTCCGGTACGGCGGCGACGGCAGCCGGTGCGGGCGCCGGCGCAGGCGCCGGTGCAGGTGCGGGAGCAGGTGCCGGTGCCACGGCGATGGCGGCATCCGCTTCCTCCTCCGACGCGCGCGCCACTGCGGCCCCGACCGCGACTTCCTCGGCGACGGCTTCGTCGGCGTCGGCGCTGCTGGCTGCAGCGGCCGCGGCGGCAGCGGCGTGGTTGTTGTCAGCCACGGCGGCGCCGGCGCTGGCCGGTGCCTGCGACAAGGTGGGCTCGCGCCGCGGCGGCTGCTCGGCAGCGGCTTCGTGCAGGCGTGCGGCGGTTTCCGGCGCGGTGCTCTGGCCGACCACCGGCTCGCGCATCGGCGGCAGGTCGTCTTCAGGGCGCAGCTCGCGCGGGCGGCGTGCCTTGCGGATCTGCCACTGGTTGTAGCCGAACACCAGCACCACGAAAGCCAGGCCCGCGACGATCAGCGCGGTCTGCAGGTCCATGTTGAGCTTCATGCTGCCTCCGCCATGGAAACCGCAGCGTCCATATCCACCGCCACGATACGGGAAACCCCCTGCTCCTGCATGGTCACGCCAATGAGTTGATGAGCCATTTCCATGGCGATCTTGTTATGTGAGATGAAAACGAATTGGGTCTTGTCCGACATGCGCGCCACCATATTGGCGTAGCGCTCGGTATTGGCGTCGTCCAGCGGCGCGTCGACCTCGTCCAGCAGGCAGAACGGTGCCGGGTTCAGCTGGAACATCGCGAACACCAGCGCGATCGCGGTCAGCGCCTTCTCGCCGCCCGACAGCAGGTGGATGGTCGAGTTCTTCTTGCCCGGCGGCTGCGCCATCACCTGCACGCCGGCATCGAGGATTTCCTCGCCGGTCATGATCAGGCGCGCCTGGCCGCCGCCGAACAGCGACGGGAACAGCTCGCCGAAATGGTGGTTGACCTGGTCGAAGGTGCCCTGCAGCAGCGCGCGGGTTTCCTGGTCGATCTTGGCGATCGCGTCCTCGAGCGTGCCGATGGCGTCGTTCAGGTCGGCCGACTGCGCGTCGAGGAAGGTCTTGCGCTCGCGCGCCGCGGCCAGTTCGTCGAGCGCGGCCATGTTGACCGGGCCGAGCGCGTTGATGGCGTTGTTGATGCGCGTGACTTCGCCCTGCAGGTACGACGGCTTCAGGTCGCCGGTCAGCTTGTCGGCCAGCGCGGCCTCGTCCACCTCGGCGGCGCTCAGCTGCTCGCTGAACTGCTCCTGGTTCAGGCGCGCGGCCTGTTCCTTGAGCTGCAGCTCGGTGATGCGGTCGCGCAGCGGCTGCAGGCTGCGTTCGGCGGCCAGGCGCTGCTCGTCGTGCTGGCGCAGCTGCGCCGACAGCGCATCGAGCTCGGTGCGCGCGATGGTCAGCTTCTCTTCCTTCTCGGCGCGGCGCTCCAGCGCTTCCTGCAGGCCGGTATGCGCGGTCTGCTCGTTGATGGTCTCGAGTTCGGCGCGGGCGTTCTCGAGCGATTCGGCGATGCGCTCGGCCTGGTCCGCCGCCACCTGGATATTGCGGCGCAGCTCGTCGATGCGGCTGGCCAGGTTGCGCTCGGCAAACAATGCCTCCTGCGCGGCGCGCTCGAGGTCGCGCAGCTGGTGGCGCGCGCCGGAGAGCTTGCTGTCCAGCGCCTCGAAGGCCATCTGCTGGTCTTCATGGGTGGCCTGCATCTCGGCCAGCGCGGCGTCGTGCTGCTCGAAGCTGGCTTCGGATTCGGCGCGGATCGCGCGCTGCTCTTCGATCTGCGCGTGGATCTCTTCGAGTTCTTCGCGGATCTGGCCGCTGCGCGCGGCATAGCGCTCCATCGCCTGCGACAGCTTGAGCACGTCCATCTGCAGCGCATGCACGCGGCGCGTGGCCTGCTCGGCGCGGGCACGGGCGTCGCCCAGCGCCTGGCTGGCCTGGGTGTAGGCCGCTTCGGCGCGCACAGCCTCGGTCCTGGCTTCGTCGGACAGCAGCAACTGCGCGCGCGCCTGCTTCTGCAGGTTCTCGATTTCCTGCTCGCGCGCGAGCATGCCGGCCTGCTCGGAATCGGCGGCGTAGATCTGGATCGCGTTGCGGCCCACCAGGTGGCCTTCGGCAACCACGAACGAGGCGCCTTCGGGCAGCGTGTTGCGCGCGGCCAGCGCCTGCGCCATGTCGGTGGCGACATAGACGTCCGCGAGCCAGTCCTGCATCACCGCGCGGATGCCCGGCTCGGTGATCTGCACCAGCGCCATCAGCGGGCGCAGCCCGGCGGGCGTTTCCAGCGGACGCGCCGCGGCCGGCGGCGAGTAGAACGCCAGCTTGGCCGGCGGCGCATCGGACAGGAAGGCCTTGACCCAGTCCAGGTTCGACACTTCCAGCGCGGCCAGCTTCTCGCGCAGCACGGATTCGAGCGCGTTTTCCCAGCCCGGCTCGATATGGACCTTCTTCCACAGCCGCGGCAGCTCGGCCAGCTCATGCTTCGCCAGCCACGGCTGCACCTTGCCGTCGGTCTGCACGTTTTCCTGCAGCTGGCGCAGCGCCGACAGGCGCGCCTCGAGCGTGGCGATGGCGGCGGCTTCGCTGTGCACGCGCGCCTGCGCGGCGCGGCGCGCCTCGTCCAGGCGCGGCACGTTCTCTTCGGCGTCGGCGAGCACGGCCTGGGCTTCCTCGACCAGCGCCTCCTGCTCGGCCAGCTCGGCGCGGGCCTGCTCCAGGCGGGTCTCGTCGGGGCGGTCCAGGCCCTTGTCTTCGGCCGACAGACGCTCGCGGCGCTGTTCCAGCTGCTGCAGCATCTGGTCGGCGCTGCGCTGCTGCGCGGCCTCCAGCTTCAGCGCCTGCTCGGCCTGCATGATGCCGGCGCGCTGCTCGTTGAGCAGCTGCTGGGCGTCGCGCCACTGCGCTTCCAGCGTCGGCAGCTCGTCGTTCTGCTGCGCCACGGCCTCCTGCGCCTCGACCGTGCGGCCTTCGGCCACGGCCAGGTTTTCCTCGGCCTGCGCCAGTTCGTCGGTGGCCTGTTCGGCCTTGGCCTGCCACTGTTCACGCTGCGCGGTCAGCGCGGCGATCTGTGCCTGCACGCGGTTGCGCGATTCCACCACGTAGCGGATCTCGGCTTCGAGCTTGCTGACCTCGGCATTGGCCTCGTACAGCGCGCCCTGGGCCGCGTGCATGCCATCCGACGCGGCATAGTGCGCGGCGCGCATGGTTTCCAGCTCGGCCTCGACATGGCGCAGCTGCGCGGTCTGCGCTTCCAGGTCGATCTGGGCCTGCTCGATCGCGCGCTGATGGCGCTCCTGCTCCTGCTGGGCCTCGCGCTTGCGCAGCAGCCACAGCAGGTGCTGCTTCTCTTCGCCGTCGGCCTGCAGCGTCTTGAAGCGCTGCGCCACCTCGGCCTGGCCTTCGAGCTTTTCGAGGTTGCTGCCGAGCTCGCGCAGGATGTCTTCGACCCGGGTCAGGTTCTCGCGGGTATCGGACAGCCGGTTCTCGGTCTCGCGGCGGCGCTCCTTGTACTTGGACACGCCCGCCGCCTCTTCCAGGAAGATGCGCATGTCATCGGGCTTGGCCTCGATGATGCGCGAGATCATGCCCTGGCCGATGATGGCGTAGGCGCGCGGGCCCAGGCCCGTGCCCAGGAAGATGTCCTGGATGTCGCGCCGGCGCACCGGCTGATTGTTGATGTAGTAGGACGAGGTGCCGTCGCGGGTCAGCACGCGCTTGACCGCGATTTCGGCGTACTGGCTCCACTGGCCCGCCGCGCGGCCTTCGGCGTTGTCGAACACCAGTTCGACGCTGGCGCGGCCGGCCTGCTTGCGCGCGGTCGAGCCGTTGAAGATGACGTCCTGCATGGACTCGCCGCGCAGTTCGGACGCGCGTGACTCACCCAGCACCCAGCGCACGGCATCGATGATGTTGGACTTGCCGCAGCCGTTGGGACCGACGATGCCGACCAGTTGGCCCGGCACCTGGAAATTGGTGGGATCGACGAATGACTTGAAGCCCGCCAGTTTGATCGAGGATAGTCGCACGGTTTTCTCGTGTGGTATCGGCCACTCCGGCAGCAAAGCGGGGGCGGCCTGGTATCGGGTATCGGGGCTATTGCACGGTTCGGAAAAGCCGGGCTGCGCGGGGACCGGCGCGGCGTGACGCCAGCACCTCAAAACACCCCTCCAGCCCGAGAATTGGGGCTAATCATACCATCGCAGATGCCTTCGCCGGCCCGTTTGGGACCCTTCCGCGGCAGGTGACGGTGGCCGGAATTCCTTTGCCTTTCCGACCCTTACAAGCGGTTTCGCAAGCACTTTGGCAAGCCGGTCGCAGGCCGCCAGCCGCGCTTGCCGCGTGACGCACCGGAAACTAATCAGGGTAAATGCTAGTCTCTGCTCTGTCGGCGATGCCGGATGCGCCTCCGGCCCCACGCACCATGAACGCCCCCAGCAGCCTTTTCGCAGCGTTTCGCCCGCCTTGGGCAAACCAGGAGGACAGAGCATGAGTGAACTGTCAGCGGCCGCCCGGCCGTGGTCTGTCAGCGACATCCGATACGAGGCGATCGACGTCGCGCGCGTGCGCGGCGACCGTGACCTGTTCTACCTGCTGGTGTCGGCTTCGTTTATCGAAAGCGGCTCCGACACCTATGCCGGCAACCTCGCCACCTATTACGCCCGCGTGCCCGAAGCCGCCGGCTGGCTGTCCGAGCACTGGGAGGCCGAGGAGCTGCAGCACGGCCTGGCGCTGCGGCGCTATGTCGAGCATGTCTGGCCGGAATTCGACTGGGAGCGCGGCTATGCGCGCTTCTTCGACGAATACAGCCAGACCTGCTCGATCGACCAGTTCGAGCCCACCGAGGCGCTCGAGATGGCGGCCCGCTGCGTGGTCGAGACCGGCACCGCGGCCTACTACCGGGCGCTCGAGCAGGCCAGCGACGAACCGGTGCTGCGCGACCTGACGCGGCGCATCTCCAATGACGAAGTGCGGCACTACAAGCACTTCTTCCACTTCTTCAACCGCTTCGCCGAAGCCGAAGGGCTGGGCCGGCTGCGCGTATTGCGGGCGCTGGCGCGCCGGCTGCTGGAGATCAAGAACGAGGACGCGGCGATCGCGCTGCGCAACGTGCTGCGCATGGAACGCGGGGTCGAGTCGGTGCCGGAGGCGGAGGTGCGCGCGCTCAATACGCGCGTGTCAGGCGTGATCCGCCGCAACATCCCGATCGAGATGACGGTCAAGATGCTGCTGCGGCCGCTGCACCTGCACCGCGGCGTCGAGCGCGCGGTGCGCGCGCCGCTGGTGGCGATGGTGTCGCGGGTGATCCTGCACTGAACTGCGCCAGAGCTAGTGGCAGGCCGCGGCCTCGGCGCCCGCGGCCGGCACGGGCGTGGCGCGGCTGCGGTGCACCAGCCCCGACAAGGCGCCGGCGGCGATGATGCACAGCCCGCCAGCGGCCTCCTTCCAGCTCAGCACCTCGGTCGCCAGCCACCACGACGACACCGCGGCGATGACGATCTCGAACAGCATCAGCAGCGACACGCGGTTGGCCGGCAGCCGCTGCAGCCCGTACTGCACCACCGAGTTGCTGACCACCAGCACCGCCGCCAGCCCCAGTACCAGCATCGCCGCGCTGACCTGCGCGCCCGGCACGACCGCCACCGCCGGACCTTCGAGCAGCAGCGCGGCCGGCACGCCGACCACGGTGCAGCCCAGGTAGACCACCACCGTGCGCACGCGTGCGTCGGTGTCCGGAAAGCGTTGCCCGGCGCGGCGCGACAGCACGTTGTTGACGGCAAAGCCCATGCCGCCGATCAGGCCCGACCATTCCGCGGCGGAGCGCGGCAGCGGCACGCCGACCGCGGGCGTCCACAGCATCAGCCCGGCACCGAACAGCGCCAGCCCCACCAGTGCCAGCCCGGCCGCCGACAGCCGCTCGCCCAGAAACAGCCGCGCGAACAGCGCGGTCCAGACCGGCGTCAGGTAGAACAGCAGCAGCACGCGCATCACGTGCCCGTTGACGCTGCCCCAGACGAAGCCGGCATTGGTCACGCCCGCCGCCAGGCCGATCGCCAGGAACAGCCAGTGCGGCCGCAGCCCGCCCAGGTGGCGGCGGAAGGCCAGCAGCGACAGCACCGCCGCGACCGCGCTGACCAGCGCCGCGGCATGCATGCCGCCCAGCCCCCAGCCGGCCAGCACGCGGTACGGGAACCACGCGATGCCCCATACCGAGGCGCCGATCAGGATGGAAAGCGATGCCTTGACCGCATGGCGGTCGGCCGGCGCCAGCGGCGCCGCAACTGGATTTGTGCTCATAAAGGGAATCGGTGCGAGGCGAGCCGGAGCGCCCGCCATGCGCGGCATGGCTGCGTCCGGACGGCGCCGGCGGCATCACCGTGGCGTGATACCCGCCATCCGCGGCGGCCCGACCCCCGCCAAAGACCGCCTGGCGGGCCGGGCCGGCGCACGGAAACCCGCGCCGTTCCTCTATAATGCGTCGTTTTAACCGGCCCCGACTGACACTGTGAATCCGCGCCTCGACCTGCTCCAGCCCTACCCGTTCGAGAAACTGCGGGTGCTCTTTGCGCAAGTAAAGGTTGCCGACAATAAGGCTGCCGACAAGCCGGCCATCAGCTTCGGCATCGGTGAACCCAAGCATCCGACGCCTGCGTTCATCAAGCAAGCGCTGGCAGAGTCGCTTGCGGGGCTGGCGAATTATCCCACAACGGCCGGTTCCGATGCACTACGCCAGTGCATCGCGGGATGGCTGGAGCGCCGCTACGGCCTGCCCAAGGTCAACGCCGCCACCGAAGTGCTGCCCGTGACCGGCTCGCGCGAGGCGCTGTTCGCCTTTGCCCAGACCGTGGTCGACGGCACCCGGCCAGGCGCGCTGGTGCTGTGCCCCAACCCGTTCTACCAGATCTACGAAGGCGCGGCGCTGCTGGCCGGCGCCACCCCGGTATTCGCCAACAGCGACCCGTCGCGCAATTTCGCCCCGGCCTTCGACCGCATCGGCGACGAGGTCTGGCAGCAGGTGCAGCTGCTCTTTGTCTGCACCCCCGGCAACCCGACCGGCGCGGTGCTGTCGCTGGAAGACTGGAAGCAACTGTTCGCGCTGTCCGACCGCTACGGCTTCGTGATCGCCTCGGACGAGTGCTATTCCGAGATCTATTTCGACGAGGGCCGCGCGCCGCTGGGCGCGCTCGAGGCCGCCCACAAACTTGGCCGTGCAGATGGGGCCAACCCCTTCGAGCGCCTCGTGGTGTTCTCGAGCCTGTCCAAGCGCTCCAACGTGCCGGGCCTGCGCTCGGGCTTCGTCGCCGGCGACGCCGCGCTGCTGAAGCGGTTCCTGCTCTACCGCACCTACCACGGCGGCGCCATGAACCCGGCGGTGCAGAGCGCCAGCATCGCCGCGTGGAACGACGAATCGCATGTGCGCGAGAACCGCGCTGCCTACGTACGCAAGTTCAGCGAAGTCACGCCGATGCTGGCGGAAGTCCTCGACGTGGCGCTGCCCGATGCCGGCTTCTACCTGTGGGCCGACGTCTCGCGCACCGGCCTGTCGGATACCGAATTCGCCGCGCGGCTGCTGGCCGAGCAGAACGTCACCGTGCTGCCCGGCAGCTACCTGGCGCGCGAGGCCGACGGCATCAACCCCGGCGCCAACCGCGTGCGCATGGCGCTGGTGGCAACGCCGGAGGAATGCGTCGAGGGGGCACGGCGGATCGTGGAATTCTGCAAATCGCTGGGCTGAGGCCTGATTGTCCCTTTGTGTTCTCCCTCTCCCCTCAAGGGGAGAGGGTCGGGGTGAGGGGTGGTTTGGCAAGGCACCACGCCCGTAGAACCGCCCACCCTCACCCCCGGCCCCTCTCCCGCACGCGGGAGAGGGGAGCAAACCAGCGGTCGAGGCTGACACACCTGAGGCTCGACTCCCGAACATCAACATTCACCACCTGAGAACCTAACATGACGCAAGCTCTGCAAGCCCTGATCGACCAGGCCTGGGAAGACCGCACCAGCCTGTCGCCGAAGTCCGCCCCCAACGACATCCGCGAGGCCGTTGCCAACGTCATCGGCCAGCTCGATGCCGGCACGCTGCGCGTGGCCGAGAAGCAAGGCAAGGACTGGATCGTCAACCAGTGGGTCAAGAAGGCCGTGCTGCTGTCGTTCCGCCTGGAAGACAACGCACCGATGAGCGCCGGCGGCTTTGCCCAGTTCTACGACAAGGTGCCGACCAAGTTCGCCAACTGGAGCGGCGACGACTTCGCCAAGGCCGGCTTCCGCGTGGTGCCGCCGGCCGTGGCCCGCCGCGGTTCGTTCATCGCGAAGAACGCCGTGCTGATGCCGTCGTACGTCAACATCGGCGCCTATGTCGATGAAGGCACCATGGTCGACACCTGGGCCACGGTCGGTTCGTGCGCGCAGATCGGCAAGAACGTGCACCTGTCGGGTGGCGTGGGCATCGGCGGCGTGCTGGAGCCGCTGCAGGCCAATCCGGTGATCATCGAAGACAACTGCTTTATCGGCGCGCGTTCGGAAGTGGTCGAAGGCGTGATCGTCGAGGAAAACTCGGTGATCTCGATGGGCGTGTACCTGGGCCAGTCGACCAAGATCTACGACCGCGAAACCGGCGAGATCCACTATGGCCGCGTGCCGGCCGGTTCGGTGGTGGTGGCGGGCAACCTGCCGTCCAAGGACGGCAAGTACAGCCTGTACTGCGCCGTGATCGTGAAGAAGGTCGACGCGCAGACTCGCGCCAAGACCAGCCTGAACGACCTGCTGCGCGGCGACTGATCGCGCCCCGTCGCGGCCCGCACGGGCCGCGACCGTCGTCATCCGCCTGGCCAGGCTGAACATGCCCTCCCTCCGCAAGCGACTCATGGCCCTGGATCCCACCACCGTCAGTACCGTGCTTTCCCTGCTGCCGACCATTCTCGAGCAGGCCAACAAGACCCTCGAGAAACTGAAGAAGAACAAGCGCAAGGACGGCTCGCCCGAAGCCGCGGTGGCCGACGCGCGCGATCCCGCGGCGCGCATCGCCGAGCTCGAGGCCGCGGTGGTGCAGCAGGCCGAGGCGGTCAAGCTGCTGGCCGAGCAGCACGCCATCACCATCGACGCGCTGCGCAAGGAAGCCGCCCGGCTGGACCGGCGCCTGCGGCTGATGACGGCGGTGGCGATGGGCGGCGTGGCGCTGGGCCTGGGCGGCCTGGTGATCGCGCTGAATTTGCTGTTCCGCTGAACGCCCGTCGTTCCCGCGCAGGCGGGAATGACAATCAACATAACGAGATCTGCAAGCCATGACCGTCCTGCTCTACGGCATTCCCAACTGCGATACCGTCAAGAAGGCCCGCACCTGGCTCGATGCCAACGGCGTCGCCTACACCTTCCACGACTTCAAGAAGCAGGGCGTGGACGAGGCCATGCTGCGCGGCTGGCTGCGGCACGTGCCGCTGGCCACGCTGCTCAACCGCAAGGGCACCACCTGGCGCGCGCTGACCGATGCCGACAAGGCCCGCGCCGAAGATGAAGCCGGCGCGATCGCGCTGATGCAGCAAAGCCCGTCGCTGATCAAGCGCCCGGTGCTGGCCCACGATGGCAAGGTGATGGTCGGCTTCTCCGCCGACCAGTACGCCAGCCAGTTCTGATTTCCGATTCCGCCGTCCGATGAACCCCACCCTCGCCCTTACCGAAGACCTGATCCGCCGCCGCTCCGTCACGCCCGCCGACGAAGGCTGCCAGGCCATCCTGGAAACCCGCCTGAAGGCAATCGGCTTCGACTGCGAAGCGCTGGTCAGCGGGCCCGACGATTTCCGTGTGACCAACCTGTGGGCGGTCAAGCGCGGCACCAGGGGCAAGGACGGCAAGCTGCTGGTGTTCGCCGGCCATACCGACGTGGTGCCGACCGGCCCGCTGGAGCAGTGGCACTCGGACCCGTTCGCGCCGACCCACCGCGACGGCAAGCTGTACGGCCGCGGCGCCGCCGACATGAAGACCTCGATCGCCGGCTTCGTGGTGGCGGTGGAAGAGTTCGTCAAGGCGCATCCCGCGCATGCCGGCTCGATCGGCTTCCTGATCACCAGCGACGAGGAAGGCCCGGCGCACGACGGCACCGTCAAGGTGGTCGAGGCGCTGGCCGCGCGCGGCGAGCGCCTGGACTACTGCGTGATCGGCGAGCCGACCTCGGTCAACGCGCTCGGCGACATGGTCAAGAACGGCCGCCGCGGCTCGTTGTCGGGCAAGCTCACGGTGAAGGGCATCCAGTGCCATATCGCCTACCCGCACCTGGGCCGCAACCCGATCCACGACGCCGCGCCGGCGCTGGCCGAACTGGCCGCCGAAACCTGGGACCAGGGCAACGAATACTTCCCGCCCACCAGCTGGCAGATGTCGAACATCCACGGCGGCACCGGCGCCACCAACGTGATCCCGGGCCACGTCACCATCGACTTCAATTTCCGCTTCTCGACGGCGAGCACGCCCGAGGGCCTGAAGGCGCGCGTGCATGCCATCCTGGACCGCCACAGCCTGGAATACACGCTCGACTGGACCCTGGGCGGCGAGCCCTTCCTGACGCCGCGCGGCGAGCTGTCCGAGGCGCTGTCGTCGGCGATCCGGGCCGAGACCGGCTTCGACACCGAGCTGTCGACCACCGGCGGCACTTCCGACGGCCGCTTCATCGCGAAGATCTGCCCGCAGGTGATCGAGTTCGGCCCGCCCAACGCCAGCATCCACAAGATCGACGAGCACGTCGAAGTGCGCTTTATCGAGCCGCTGAAGAACGTGTACCGCGGCGTGCTGGAACGCCTGATCGCCTGATTTTTTTGCATAGACAACCCATCCATGGCAACGCCCTCTCCCCTGCGCACCGTGCGCGACCTGCTGCGCCTGGCCGTGTCGCGCTTTACCGCCGCGCGCCTGTCCTTCGGCCACGGCAGCGCCAACGCCTATGACGAGGCGGCCTACCTGGTGCTGCATACGCTCAACCTGCCGCTCGATACGCTCGATCCCTTCCTCGATGCGCGGCTGCTGCCCGAGGAAGTCGAGGCGGTGCTGAAGGTAATCGACCGCCGCGTCAACGAGCGCGTGCCGGCCGCCTACATCACGCACGAGGCCTTTATGCATGGCCTGCGCTTCTACGTCGATTCACGTGTGATCGTGCCGCGCAGCTTTATCGGCGAACTGCTGCAGGAAGGGCTGGAACCCTGGGTCGGCGAGAGCGACAGCATCGGCCCGGTGCTCGAACTGTGCACCGGCTCCGGCTGCCTGCCGATCGTGGCCGCGCATGTGTGGCCGAACGCGAAGATCGACGCGGTCGACATCTCGCCCGACGCGCTCGCGGTGGCGCATCGCAATGTGGCCGACTACAAGATGGAAGACCGCATCCGGCTGTACCAGGGCGACCTGTACGCGCCGCTGCCGCACGGCGCCACCTACGACGTGATCCTGACCAACCCGCCCTACGTCAACGAAAGCTCGATGCAGGCGCTGCCGGCCGAATACCTGGCCGAGCCGCGCATCGCGCTGGCCGGCGGCGACGACGGCATGGACGTGGTGCGGCGGATCATCGCCGGCGCCAAGGCGCGTCTGAACCCGGGCGGCGTGCTGGTGGTGGAGATCGGCAACGAGCATGCCAATGTGGAAGCGGCCTTCCCGGAACTGGAGATCGTGTGGCTGCCGGTCAGCGCGGGGGACGAGCAGGTGTTCCTGCTGACGTACGACGCGCTGCCGGGCTGATACGGACCAGCGAACCGGTTGTTTGCTCCCCTCGCCCGCCTGCGGGAGAGGGGCCGGGGGTGAGGGCAGGCACAGGCATACCGACGCACTGTACTTCGTCGAAGCTCCCCGCCCTCACCCCGACCCTCTCCCGCAAGCGGGAGAGGGAGTACACAATCGGCAGCGCAACTCCCTGCCCGCGCAATCTGGGCGAACACCGGCCAACCGTTGATCCGGCAACGCGCGCAGGCCGTACACTCGCTGCAGAGACAGCGCCACTGACGCCGTGACCCCCAGCAATATCCCTCCTTCCGGATCGCCTCCCGGCGTGCGCGCCCTGCCCGCGCGCAACCCGGCCGCGTATGCCGTGCGCGGCATCGCCATCCTGACCTTTGCCTTTGCGCTCAGCCAGTTCTTCCGCTCGTGCCTGGCGGTGATGGCGCCCGAGCTGCAGCACGATTTCGGCCTGTCGCCGGCGGGCTTCGGCGCGCTGTCGTCTTCGTTCTTCCTGGCCTTTGCCGTGGCGCAGATCCCGGTGGGCATCGCCTTCGACCGCTATGGCGTGGGCCGTCCGACCGC
This Cupriavidus nantongensis DNA region includes the following protein-coding sequences:
- the dapC gene encoding succinyldiaminopimelate transaminase, which gives rise to MNPRLDLLQPYPFEKLRVLFAQVKVADNKAADKPAISFGIGEPKHPTPAFIKQALAESLAGLANYPTTAGSDALRQCIAGWLERRYGLPKVNAATEVLPVTGSREALFAFAQTVVDGTRPGALVLCPNPFYQIYEGAALLAGATPVFANSDPSRNFAPAFDRIGDEVWQQVQLLFVCTPGNPTGAVLSLEDWKQLFALSDRYGFVIASDECYSEIYFDEGRAPLGALEAAHKLGRADGANPFERLVVFSSLSKRSNVPGLRSGFVAGDAALLKRFLLYRTYHGGAMNPAVQSASIAAWNDESHVRENRAAYVRKFSEVTPMLAEVLDVALPDAGFYLWADVSRTGLSDTEFAARLLAEQNVTVLPGSYLAREADGINPGANRVRMALVATPEECVEGARRIVEFCKSLG
- a CDS encoding ferritin-like domain-containing protein translates to MSELSAAARPWSVSDIRYEAIDVARVRGDRDLFYLLVSASFIESGSDTYAGNLATYYARVPEAAGWLSEHWEAEELQHGLALRRYVEHVWPEFDWERGYARFFDEYSQTCSIDQFEPTEALEMAARCVVETGTAAYYRALEQASDEPVLRDLTRRISNDEVRHYKHFFHFFNRFAEAEGLGRLRVLRALARRLLEIKNEDAAIALRNVLRMERGVESVPEAEVRALNTRVSGVIRRNIPIEMTVKMLLRPLHLHRGVERAVRAPLVAMVSRVILH
- the smc gene encoding chromosome segregation protein SMC; amino-acid sequence: MRLSSIKLAGFKSFVDPTNFQVPGQLVGIVGPNGCGKSNIIDAVRWVLGESRASELRGESMQDVIFNGSTARKQAGRASVELVFDNAEGRAAGQWSQYAEIAVKRVLTRDGTSSYYINNQPVRRRDIQDIFLGTGLGPRAYAIIGQGMISRIIEAKPDDMRIFLEEAAGVSKYKERRRETENRLSDTRENLTRVEDILRELGSNLEKLEGQAEVAQRFKTLQADGEEKQHLLWLLRKREAQQEQERHQRAIEQAQIDLEAQTAQLRHVEAELETMRAAHYAASDGMHAAQGALYEANAEVSKLEAEIRYVVESRNRVQAQIAALTAQREQWQAKAEQATDELAQAEENLAVAEGRTVEAQEAVAQQNDELPTLEAQWRDAQQLLNEQRAGIMQAEQALKLEAAQQRSADQMLQQLEQRRERLSAEDKGLDRPDETRLEQARAELAEQEALVEEAQAVLADAEENVPRLDEARRAAQARVHSEAAAIATLEARLSALRQLQENVQTDGKVQPWLAKHELAELPRLWKKVHIEPGWENALESVLREKLAALEVSNLDWVKAFLSDAPPAKLAFYSPPAAARPLETPAGLRPLMALVQITEPGIRAVMQDWLADVYVATDMAQALAARNTLPEGASFVVAEGHLVGRNAIQIYAADSEQAGMLAREQEIENLQKQARAQLLLSDEARTEAVRAEAAYTQASQALGDARARAEQATRRVHALQMDVLKLSQAMERYAARSGQIREELEEIHAQIEEQRAIRAESEASFEQHDAALAEMQATHEDQQMAFEALDSKLSGARHQLRDLERAAQEALFAERNLASRIDELRRNIQVAADQAERIAESLENARAELETINEQTAHTGLQEALERRAEKEEKLTIARTELDALSAQLRQHDEQRLAAERSLQPLRDRITELQLKEQAARLNQEQFSEQLSAAEVDEAALADKLTGDLKPSYLQGEVTRINNAINALGPVNMAALDELAAARERKTFLDAQSADLNDAIGTLEDAIAKIDQETRALLQGTFDQVNHHFGELFPSLFGGGQARLIMTGEEILDAGVQVMAQPPGKKNSTIHLLSGGEKALTAIALVFAMFQLNPAPFCLLDEVDAPLDDANTERYANMVARMSDKTQFVFISHNKIAMEMAHQLIGVTMQEQGVSRIVAVDMDAAVSMAEAA
- a CDS encoding DMT family transporter gives rise to the protein MSTNPVAAPLAPADRHAVKASLSILIGASVWGIAWFPYRVLAGWGLGGMHAAALVSAVAAVLSLLAFRRHLGGLRPHWLFLAIGLAAGVTNAGFVWGSVNGHVMRVLLLFYLTPVWTALFARLFLGERLSAAGLALVGLALFGAGLMLWTPAVGVPLPRSAAEWSGLIGGMGFAVNNVLSRRAGQRFPDTDARVRTVVVYLGCTVVGVPAALLLEGPAVAVVPGAQVSAAMLVLGLAAVLVVSNSVVQYGLQRLPANRVSLLMLFEIVIAAVSSWWLATEVLSWKEAAGGLCIIAAGALSGLVHRSRATPVPAAGAEAAACH
- a CDS encoding cell division protein ZipA C-terminal FtsZ-binding domain-containing protein yields the protein MKLNMDLQTALIVAGLAFVVLVFGYNQWQIRKARRPRELRPEDDLPPMREPVVGQSTAPETAARLHEAAAEQPPRREPTLSQAPASAGAAVADNNHAAAAAAAAASSADADEAVAEEVAVGAAVARASEEEADAAIAVAPAPAPAPAPAPAPAPAPAAVAAVPDGQPAPAIVDPLIDCIVPLHLERKASGDRILPLTGRLRRAGTKPVHIEGLRAEANAWEPVTAGHQYEDLQVGVQLANRGGPLNALEFSEFVTAVESLAESLDASADLPDMGETVANARELDAFAAACDVQLGVNVISDGAPWSAAYVQNVATQDGLVLSRDGTRFIRYQANAEGVQRPLFTLQFGDTNFLRDDLTVKAGRQITLLLDVPVADQGAKPFKTVCEYGHTLAQRMGAQLVDDNMRPLTEASFVAIFNQLEALYQKLEARGMPAGSPVALRLFSN